One stretch of Streptomyces sp. R21 DNA includes these proteins:
- a CDS encoding NUDIX hydrolase translates to MQWTKQNEQTVYANRWFSVNLADVELPDGRHLDHFLIRLRPVAVATVVNEANEVLLLWRHRFITDSWGWELAAGVVEDGEDIAVAAARELEEETGWRPGPLRHLMSVEPSNGLTDARHHIFWADEGAYVGHPVDDFESDRREWVPLKLVPDMVARGEVPAANMAAALLLLHHLRLGQDALP, encoded by the coding sequence GTGCAGTGGACGAAACAGAACGAACAAACTGTGTATGCAAACCGCTGGTTCAGCGTCAATCTCGCAGATGTCGAGCTGCCGGACGGTCGGCACCTCGATCACTTCCTCATACGGCTGCGGCCCGTCGCCGTGGCCACAGTGGTGAATGAGGCCAACGAGGTGCTCCTGCTGTGGCGGCACCGCTTCATCACCGACAGCTGGGGGTGGGAACTCGCGGCGGGCGTCGTCGAGGACGGCGAGGACATCGCCGTGGCGGCGGCCCGCGAACTGGAGGAGGAGACCGGCTGGCGACCGGGACCTCTGCGTCATCTGATGAGCGTCGAGCCCTCCAACGGGCTCACCGACGCCCGGCACCACATCTTCTGGGCCGATGAAGGCGCCTACGTGGGGCACCCCGTGGACGACTTCGAATCGGACCGTCGGGAATGGGTCCCCCTCAAACTCGTCCCCGACATGGTCGCCCGCGGCGAGGTCCCGGCCGCCAACATGGCGGCCGCACTGCTCCTCCTGCACCATCTCAGGCTCGGGCAGGACGCGTTGCCCTGA
- a CDS encoding ATP-binding protein: protein MSVGTSGAKKSLRARDVHSASRRDDPAELGAEPVIDPDDLPDGLVVADEHGRVICFNAAAARITAVPAADALGRPLEWALPLEDIEGRRWWQLTDPYGGLAIRNGQPERNLLLPGGREVLVSARYVRTRPTGPVRRVVVSLRDTEARRRTERSHAELIATVAHELRSPLTSVKGFTATLLAKWERFTDDQKKLMLETVDADANRVTRLIAELLDISRIDSGRLEVRRQPVDIGAAVGRHIQAYVAAGQPADRFLLRIEQPVPDLWADPDKVDQVLSNLLENAVRHGEGTVTIDVTPSASPREGEDVSTSVTVSDEGSGIPEESMNRVFTRFWRGSKRGGTGLGLYIVKGIVEAHGGTITVGRAPGGGAEFRFTLPVGTPAYLL, encoded by the coding sequence ATGAGTGTCGGCACGAGCGGCGCGAAGAAGTCGCTGCGAGCACGGGACGTGCACAGCGCGTCCCGGCGCGACGATCCCGCCGAACTCGGAGCCGAGCCGGTCATCGACCCCGACGACCTGCCCGACGGGCTCGTCGTCGCCGACGAGCACGGCCGCGTGATCTGCTTCAACGCCGCCGCCGCCCGGATCACCGCCGTCCCCGCCGCCGACGCCCTCGGCCGACCGCTCGAGTGGGCCCTGCCTTTAGAAGACATCGAGGGGCGGCGCTGGTGGCAGCTGACGGACCCCTACGGCGGCCTCGCCATCCGCAACGGGCAGCCCGAGCGGAATCTGCTGCTGCCGGGCGGCCGTGAAGTGCTCGTCTCCGCGCGCTATGTCCGCACCCGCCCCACCGGCCCCGTCCGCCGCGTCGTCGTCTCCCTGCGCGACACCGAGGCCCGCCGCCGCACCGAGCGCAGCCACGCCGAGCTGATAGCCACCGTCGCCCACGAACTGCGCTCGCCGCTCACCTCCGTCAAGGGCTTCACCGCGACCCTCCTCGCGAAGTGGGAGCGGTTCACCGACGACCAGAAGAAGCTGATGCTGGAGACGGTGGACGCCGACGCCAACCGCGTCACCCGGCTCATCGCCGAACTGCTCGACATCTCCCGCATCGACTCCGGGCGCCTCGAAGTGCGCCGTCAGCCCGTCGACATCGGCGCCGCCGTCGGCCGCCACATCCAGGCCTACGTCGCCGCCGGCCAGCCCGCCGACCGGTTCCTGCTCCGCATCGAGCAGCCAGTGCCCGACCTGTGGGCCGACCCCGACAAGGTCGACCAGGTGCTCAGCAACCTGCTCGAAAATGCCGTGCGCCACGGCGAGGGAACCGTCACGATTGACGTCACGCCCTCGGCGTCCCCGCGCGAAGGCGAGGACGTCAGCACGTCGGTCACCGTGAGCGACGAGGGCAGCGGAATCCCGGAGGAGTCCATGAACCGCGTCTTCACCCGCTTCTGGCGGGGCAGCAAGCGCGGCGGCACGGGCCTCGGGCTCTACATCGTCAAGGGCATCGTCGAGGCCCACGGCGGAACCATCACGGTCGGCCGCGCCCCGGGCGGCGGCGCAGAGTTCCGATTTACGTTGCCCGTGGGCACCCCGGCGTATCTGCTGTAA
- a CDS encoding transcriptional regulator, whose amino-acid sequence MQPNTLLDAILDEAGISHAGLAAHVNQAGRARGLALRYEHTAVARWLKGQRPRGQVPDLICEVLAVRLHRPVTLDDIGLGVPGEPSAPHGTTLSGFVERATALWRSDEQQRPHILGAPAVTGTPAVMPVWEWENPPEDVDVSRGGRHRVSMADIEMLRAARAHYEQMYRKAGGVATRTRIVGFLNSETAPLLRGSYTDATGRQLHRATGGLVAVAGICAYDSDAHGLAQRYFHQALRLAKASGDRGLGAYVIALLVNQSLFMREHRQAVAFAEAALRAAGRHITPALASDLYAMQAKAYAHLGDGSSALSCIRRAEQAAERIRRGYEPDETGYVQPGLVNVQVAEALLSLGDLVAASEHAVAAVGNPAHDRGRVHRLAMLSQIELRQGNADKAVATAVQMAEQARGMESQRLRDRLRAVREHLVRSGCAGTAEAAELIDGALRVPL is encoded by the coding sequence ATGCAGCCCAACACTCTGCTCGACGCGATTCTCGACGAGGCGGGCATCTCGCACGCGGGACTCGCCGCCCACGTCAACCAGGCGGGCCGGGCCAGAGGCCTGGCCCTTCGCTACGAACACACGGCCGTGGCGCGGTGGTTGAAGGGCCAGCGCCCGCGCGGCCAGGTGCCCGACCTGATCTGTGAAGTGCTCGCCGTCCGGCTGCACCGGCCCGTCACCCTCGACGACATCGGCCTCGGCGTGCCCGGCGAACCGTCCGCCCCGCACGGCACCACGCTCTCCGGCTTCGTCGAGCGCGCCACCGCCCTGTGGCGCTCCGACGAGCAGCAGCGCCCGCACATCCTCGGCGCCCCCGCCGTCACCGGGACACCCGCCGTGATGCCCGTGTGGGAGTGGGAGAACCCGCCCGAGGACGTGGACGTCTCGCGCGGCGGCCGGCACCGCGTCAGCATGGCCGACATCGAGATGCTGCGCGCGGCCCGCGCCCACTACGAGCAGATGTACCGCAAGGCGGGCGGCGTGGCCACGCGCACCCGGATCGTCGGCTTCCTCAACTCCGAGACGGCGCCCCTGCTGCGCGGCAGCTACACCGACGCCACCGGCCGCCAGCTCCACCGGGCGACCGGCGGCCTGGTGGCCGTAGCGGGCATCTGCGCCTACGACTCCGATGCGCACGGACTGGCCCAGCGCTACTTCCACCAGGCACTGCGCCTGGCGAAGGCCAGCGGGGACCGAGGACTCGGCGCCTACGTGATAGCGCTGCTGGTCAACCAGTCGCTGTTCATGCGCGAGCACCGGCAGGCCGTCGCCTTCGCGGAGGCCGCGCTGCGCGCCGCCGGGCGGCACATCACTCCGGCGCTCGCCTCGGACCTCTACGCGATGCAGGCCAAGGCGTACGCACACCTCGGCGACGGCAGCAGCGCGCTGTCCTGCATCCGGCGTGCCGAGCAGGCCGCCGAGCGCATCCGGCGCGGGTACGAGCCGGACGAGACCGGCTATGTCCAACCCGGCCTGGTCAACGTCCAGGTGGCGGAGGCGCTGCTCAGCCTCGGCGACCTGGTGGCCGCGAGCGAGCATGCGGTGGCCGCCGTGGGAAACCCGGCACATGACCGGGGGCGGGTGCACCGGCTCGCCATGCTCAGCCAGATCGAACTGCGCCAGGGCAACGCCGACAAGGCGGTGGCCACGGCGGTCCAAATGGCCGAACAGGCGCGGGGGATGGAGTCCCAGCGGCTGCGCGACAGACTGCGCGCGGTACGCGAACACCTGGTGCGCAGCGGCTGTGCGGGCACGGCCGAGGCCGCCGAACTCATCGACGGGGCACTGCGCGTACCGCTGTAG
- a CDS encoding TrmH family RNA methyltransferase has translation MPVAPELISSRSPRVAAARRLARRNFRGKDRLFLAEGPQAVREAVAHRGGGTDTLVELFATVEAAERYADIVGDARDAGARVHLAAEEVIADISTTVTPQGLVGICRFLDTPFEEILRARPKLVAVLAHVRDPGNAGTVLRCADAAGAEAVVLTDASVDLYNPKAVRASVGSLFHLPVAVGVPVERAVEGLKEAGVRILAADGAGEDDLDDELDNGTMGGPTAWVFGNEAWGLPEETRVLADAVVRVPIHGKAESLNLATAAAVCLYASARAQRASGGCRSVTES, from the coding sequence ATGCCCGTCGCCCCCGAGTTGATCTCTTCGCGTTCGCCTCGTGTCGCCGCCGCGCGACGGCTCGCCAGGCGGAACTTCCGGGGGAAGGACCGGCTGTTCCTCGCCGAGGGGCCGCAGGCCGTGCGCGAGGCGGTGGCGCACCGCGGCGGCGGGACGGACACCCTCGTCGAGCTCTTCGCGACCGTGGAAGCCGCCGAGCGGTACGCCGACATCGTGGGCGACGCCCGGGACGCCGGGGCCCGTGTTCACCTCGCCGCGGAGGAGGTGATCGCGGACATCTCCACGACCGTCACCCCGCAGGGCCTGGTCGGGATCTGCCGCTTCCTGGACACCCCCTTCGAGGAGATCCTCCGGGCGCGGCCCAAGCTCGTCGCCGTACTCGCGCATGTGCGGGACCCGGGCAACGCCGGGACCGTGCTGCGGTGCGCGGACGCGGCCGGCGCCGAGGCCGTCGTACTGACCGACGCCTCCGTGGACCTCTACAACCCCAAGGCCGTACGGGCCTCCGTCGGGTCGCTGTTCCATCTGCCCGTCGCCGTCGGTGTGCCCGTGGAGCGGGCCGTCGAGGGGCTGAAGGAGGCCGGGGTGCGCATTCTCGCCGCCGACGGGGCGGGGGAGGACGACCTCGACGACGAGCTGGACAACGGGACCATGGGCGGGCCCACCGCCTGGGTCTTCGGGAACGAGGCGTGGGGGCTCCCGGAGGAGACCCGCGTGCTGGCGGACGCCGTGGTGCGTGTGCCGATCCACGGAAAGGCCGAGAGTCTGAACCTCGCGACGGCCGCCGCCGTATGCCTCTACGCATCCGCCCGTGCACAGCGCGCCTCCGGAGGGTGCCGTTCCGTCACCGAGAGCTAG
- a CDS encoding PP2C family protein-serine/threonine phosphatase, which yields MALPTVWGAIAITYKMVCPLAQQNGLGARIVTSAVFFVVGSGLILHVRRTLLRELQQIREVAGAAQNVLLRPLPPRIDGLSIAAVQHSADLGAIVGGDLYEVIATEHGVRVVMGDVRGHGLAAIGTVAAVLGSFREAVHDEPELGCVLRKLERALARHLRERARAEHPSSAGLDPESPVAEEFVTLLLLEIRCDGEMHVLNCGHPWPYLLRSHREPAGVRGHVERLSSDEPLPPLGPFPLPAELPVERCGQLLPGEALFLHTDGVEDARDSRGRFFPLPAALTEAVRVQPVSPQSVLRTVFAGLLRHTGGMPADDVALLVLRNDRRRVPVQHGAAVAQRVT from the coding sequence ATGGCGCTGCCCACCGTCTGGGGCGCCATCGCGATCACGTACAAGATGGTCTGCCCGCTCGCCCAGCAGAACGGGCTCGGCGCCCGGATCGTCACCAGTGCCGTCTTCTTCGTCGTCGGCAGCGGGCTGATACTCCACGTCAGACGGACGCTGCTGCGGGAGCTGCAACAGATCCGCGAGGTCGCGGGCGCCGCGCAGAACGTGCTGCTGCGACCGCTGCCGCCGCGCATCGACGGGCTGAGCATCGCCGCCGTACAGCACTCGGCGGACCTCGGCGCGATCGTCGGCGGCGACCTGTACGAGGTGATCGCCACCGAGCACGGCGTACGCGTCGTCATGGGCGATGTGCGCGGACACGGGCTCGCCGCCATCGGCACCGTCGCCGCCGTCCTCGGCAGCTTTCGCGAGGCCGTCCACGACGAGCCCGAACTCGGCTGCGTGCTGCGCAAACTGGAGCGCGCACTGGCCCGGCACCTGCGCGAGCGGGCCCGTGCCGAGCATCCCTCCTCGGCCGGACTGGATCCGGAGAGCCCGGTCGCCGAGGAGTTCGTCACGCTGCTCCTGCTGGAGATCCGCTGCGACGGCGAGATGCATGTCCTCAACTGCGGGCATCCCTGGCCGTATCTGCTGCGCAGCCACCGCGAACCGGCGGGCGTCCGCGGCCACGTCGAGCGGCTGTCGTCGGACGAACCGCTGCCCCCGCTGGGGCCGTTCCCGCTCCCGGCCGAGCTGCCCGTCGAGCGCTGTGGCCAACTGCTGCCCGGTGAGGCGTTGTTCCTGCACACCGACGGGGTCGAGGACGCACGCGACAGCCGCGGCAGGTTCTTCCCGCTGCCCGCCGCGCTCACCGAAGCCGTCCGTGTCCAGCCCGTCTCACCCCAGTCCGTGCTCCGTACCGTCTTCGCCGGACTCCTGCGCCACACCGGTGGCATGCCCGCCGACGACGTGGCACTTCTGGTGCTCCGCAACGACCGCCGCCGGGTGCCCGTGCAGCACGGCGCCGCCGTCGCCCAGCGCGTCACCTGA
- the pheS gene encoding phenylalanine--tRNA ligase subunit alpha, whose translation MSAPNKSYDPVEVEALKPEEIERMRDEALAAFAAAGDLDALQEAKVAHTGGTSPLALANREIGALPPHAKAAAGKLVGQARGAVNKALTGRQVELEAERDARVLVEEAVDVTLPYDRVPAGARHPLTTMMERVADVFVSMGYEIAEGPEVEAEWFNFDALNFTPDHPARQMQDTFFVQGPKAASDSGSAAGSGDESGVVLRTHTSPVQARAMLDREPPVYIVCPGRVYRTDELDATHTPVFHQIELLAIDEGLTMADLKGTLDHMVQSLFGADMKTRLRPNYFPFTEPSAEMDMLCYVCKGESVGNPDRPCRTCSSEGWIELGGCGMVNPRVLVACGVDPEKYSGFAFGFGIERMLMFRHNVEDMRDMVEGDVRFTRPFGMEI comes from the coding sequence ATGTCGGCACCGAATAAGTCGTACGACCCTGTAGAGGTCGAGGCCTTGAAACCGGAAGAGATCGAGCGCATGCGGGACGAGGCGCTCGCCGCCTTCGCGGCCGCCGGCGACCTCGACGCGCTCCAGGAGGCGAAGGTCGCCCACACCGGCGGCACCTCGCCGCTGGCCCTCGCCAACCGCGAGATCGGAGCCCTGCCCCCGCACGCCAAGGCGGCCGCCGGCAAGCTCGTCGGCCAGGCCCGCGGCGCCGTGAACAAGGCGCTCACCGGCCGCCAGGTCGAGCTGGAGGCCGAGCGCGACGCCCGCGTGCTGGTCGAGGAGGCGGTGGACGTCACGCTGCCGTACGACCGCGTACCGGCCGGCGCCCGCCACCCGCTGACCACCATGATGGAGCGGGTCGCCGACGTCTTCGTGTCCATGGGATACGAGATCGCCGAGGGCCCCGAGGTCGAGGCGGAGTGGTTCAACTTCGACGCCCTCAACTTCACGCCCGACCACCCGGCCCGGCAGATGCAGGACACCTTCTTCGTCCAGGGCCCCAAGGCTGCATCTGATAGCGGCTCCGCCGCGGGCTCAGGCGACGAGTCCGGTGTCGTGCTGCGCACCCACACCTCTCCGGTGCAGGCCCGCGCCATGCTCGACCGCGAGCCGCCGGTCTACATCGTGTGCCCCGGCCGCGTGTACCGCACGGACGAGCTGGACGCCACGCACACCCCGGTCTTCCACCAGATCGAGCTGCTCGCCATCGACGAGGGCCTGACCATGGCGGACCTGAAGGGCACCCTGGACCACATGGTCCAGTCGCTCTTCGGCGCGGACATGAAGACCCGGCTGCGCCCGAACTACTTCCCCTTCACCGAGCCGTCCGCAGAGATGGACATGCTCTGCTACGTCTGCAAGGGCGAGTCCGTCGGCAACCCCGACCGCCCCTGCCGCACCTGCTCCTCCGAGGGCTGGATCGAGCTCGGCGGCTGCGGCATGGTCAACCCGCGCGTCCTCGTCGCCTGTGGCGTGGACCCGGAGAAGTACAGCGGATTCGCCTTCGGGTTCGGCATCGAGCGGATGCTGATGTTCCGCCACAACGTCGAAGACATGCGAGACATGGTCGAGGGTGACGTCCGGTTCACCCGGCCGTTCGGGATGGAGATCTGA
- a CDS encoding glycoside hydrolase family 10 protein: MGRVSRRAFAAAAAAALSGLTMAGDAAAAPGVRGAPGPEPERAARELRGMWLATVSNRDWPSRPGLTAAQQRAELLAHLDTAVRRRLNAVILQVRPTADALWPSPFEPWSQYLTGVQGKAPGWDPLGTAVTEAHARGLELHAWFNPFRIANHTDPTRLVASHPARRHPDWVVAYGGKLYYNPGLPAVRAFVQDAMLDAVRRYRLDAVHWDDYFYPYPVAGQVFDDDATYAAHGAGFPDKAAWRRHNIDRLVLETAARIKQLRPTTRFGISPFGVWRNAATDARGSDTRAGVQTYDDLHADTRKWVREHWIDYICPQVYWNLGSAAADYAKLVPWWAKVAQGTGVRLYIGEALYKAGDPAQPAAWQDPAELSRHLTLAARYSQVRGHVFFSAKEVGADRIGAMARVVADHYRQPARPPR; the protein is encoded by the coding sequence ATGGGGCGAGTCTCACGTCGGGCATTCGCGGCGGCCGCGGCGGCAGCGCTGTCGGGGCTCACGATGGCGGGGGACGCGGCGGCGGCACCCGGGGTGCGCGGCGCCCCCGGACCGGAGCCCGAGCGGGCGGCGCGTGAGCTGCGCGGCATGTGGCTCGCGACCGTCTCCAACCGCGACTGGCCCTCACGGCCGGGCCTGACCGCGGCGCAGCAGCGCGCCGAACTCCTCGCCCACCTCGACACGGCGGTACGCCGCCGCCTGAACGCCGTGATCCTCCAGGTGCGCCCCACCGCCGACGCGCTGTGGCCCTCGCCGTTCGAGCCGTGGTCCCAGTACCTCACCGGAGTCCAGGGCAAGGCCCCCGGCTGGGACCCGCTCGGCACCGCGGTCACCGAGGCGCACGCCCGCGGCCTCGAACTGCACGCCTGGTTCAACCCGTTCCGCATCGCCAACCACACCGACCCGACCCGCCTCGTGGCGTCCCACCCCGCCCGCAGGCACCCCGACTGGGTGGTGGCGTACGGCGGGAAGCTCTACTACAACCCCGGGCTGCCCGCGGTGCGCGCCTTCGTCCAGGACGCGATGCTCGACGCGGTCCGCAGGTACCGGCTCGACGCCGTGCACTGGGACGACTACTTCTACCCGTATCCGGTCGCGGGCCAGGTCTTCGACGACGACGCCACGTACGCGGCGCACGGCGCGGGCTTCCCCGACAAGGCGGCGTGGCGGCGCCACAACATCGACCGGCTGGTGCTGGAGACGGCGGCCCGCATCAAACAGCTCCGGCCCACCACGCGCTTCGGGATCAGCCCCTTCGGGGTGTGGCGCAACGCGGCGACCGACGCGCGCGGCTCGGACACCCGGGCGGGTGTGCAGACGTACGACGATCTCCACGCGGACACCAGGAAGTGGGTCCGGGAGCACTGGATCGACTACATCTGCCCGCAGGTGTACTGGAACCTCGGCTCCGCCGCGGCCGACTACGCGAAGTTGGTGCCGTGGTGGGCGAAGGTCGCGCAGGGCACCGGTGTACGGCTGTACATCGGTGAGGCTTTGTACAAGGCCGGTGATCCGGCGCAGCCCGCGGCCTGGCAGGACCCGGCCGAGCTGTCCCGGCATCTCACCCTCGCCGCACGGTATTCGCAGGTGCGCGGGCACGTGTTCTTCTCGGCGAAGGAGGTGGGGGCGGACCGGATCGGCGCGATGGCACGGGTGGTCGCCGATCACTACCGGCAGCCGGCGCGGCCCCCGCGCTGA
- a CDS encoding 3-hydroxybutyryl-CoA dehydrogenase: protein MTNIPAGDIARVGVVGCGQMGAGIAEVCARAGLDVKVAETTGEALEFGRTRLFTSLSKAAERGKISEDELAATQSRLSFTTDLGEFADRDLVIEAVVENEQVKTEIFQVLDQVVTRQDAILASNTSSIPLVKLAVATSRPDQVVGIHFFNPAPVQQLVELIPALTTSEGTLSRAQLFAEKVLGKHAIRAQDRSGFVVNALLIPYLLSAIRMFESGIASREDIDNGMEMGCAHPMGPLKLSDLIGLDTVASVAYSMYEEYKEPLYAAPPLLQRMVDAGRLGRKSGSGFYSYA from the coding sequence GTGACCAACATCCCGGCGGGAGACATTGCACGCGTCGGAGTGGTGGGCTGCGGCCAGATGGGAGCGGGCATCGCCGAGGTGTGCGCCCGTGCCGGTCTCGACGTCAAGGTCGCCGAGACCACCGGCGAGGCCCTGGAGTTCGGCCGTACCCGGCTGTTCACCTCCCTCTCCAAGGCGGCGGAGCGCGGCAAGATCTCCGAGGACGAGCTCGCGGCCACCCAGAGCCGGCTCAGCTTCACCACCGACCTCGGCGAGTTCGCCGACCGCGACCTGGTGATCGAGGCCGTCGTCGAGAACGAGCAGGTGAAGACCGAGATCTTCCAGGTGCTCGACCAGGTGGTGACCCGGCAGGACGCGATCCTCGCCTCCAACACCTCCTCGATCCCGCTGGTGAAGCTCGCCGTCGCGACCTCGCGTCCCGACCAGGTCGTCGGCATCCACTTCTTCAACCCGGCCCCGGTGCAGCAGCTCGTCGAGCTGATCCCGGCGCTGACCACCTCCGAGGGCACGCTCAGCCGCGCCCAGCTGTTCGCCGAGAAGGTCCTCGGCAAGCACGCGATCCGCGCCCAGGACCGCTCGGGCTTCGTGGTCAACGCGCTGCTGATCCCGTATCTGCTCTCCGCCATCCGGATGTTCGAGTCGGGCATCGCGAGCCGCGAGGACATTGACAACGGTATGGAGATGGGCTGCGCCCACCCGATGGGCCCGCTCAAGCTGTCCGACCTGATCGGCCTGGACACGGTGGCCTCGGTCGCGTACAGCATGTACGAGGAGTACAAGGAGCCGCTGTACGCCGCTCCCCCGCTGCTCCAGCGCATGGTCGACGCGGGCCGGCTGGGCCGGAAGTCCGGTTCGGGCTTCTACTCGTACGCCTGA
- the pheT gene encoding phenylalanine--tRNA ligase subunit beta, protein MRVPLSWLREYVDLPATETGRDVQAKLVSAGLEVERVEQLGADLKGPLVVGQVLTIEELEGFKKPIRFCTVDVGQANGTGEPQEIVCGARNFAVGDKVVVVLPGAVLPGNFAIAARKTYGRTSHGMICSGDELGMGDDGSHGIIVLPPEYEVGTDAIELLELVDEVLDIAVTPDRGYCLSLRGIAREAAIAYGLPLRDPALLDVPAPNAFGYPVQVSEPLGCDRFTARTVTGLDPDTHSPLWLKRRLQKAGMRPISLAVDITNYVMLELGQPLHAYDRTRVQGTIGVRRAEQGEQLTTLDGVKRTLDAEDLVITDDRGSIGLAGVMGGANTEIDDTEGTTTEVVVEAAHFDAISIARTARRHKLASEASKRFERGVDPLAAAAAAQRTVDLLVLLAGGTADAGVTEVIAPSAPRTIAIPANHPDRVAGVDYGRETVVRRLQQVGCDVYGQDELIVTVPSWRPDLTDPNDLAEEVIRLEGYENLPSTLPKPPAGLGLTDRQRLHRRVGRVLAGAGYVEALNYPFIGEHVFDQLGLAADDPKRKVVKLVNPLSDEEPALRTTLLPGLLHALRRNDGRGSHDLALFETGLVFHPRGELRVAGRLPVDRRPTDEEIASLTAALPVQPRHAAVVLAGAREQAGWWGKGRPADWADAIEAARSLAREAGTELLVRTGQYGPWHPGRCAELAVVIDGREQVVGHAGELHPGVLKTLGLPARTCAMELDLDALEQASAGVPKGPKISTFPVATQDVALVVDRFVPHTDVEAALREGAGELLESIRLFDVYENSEQLGEGSKSLAYALRFRAADRTLTVDEASAARDAAVALAADRTGAVLRGA, encoded by the coding sequence ATGCGGGTCCCGCTTTCCTGGCTGCGGGAGTACGTCGATCTCCCCGCCACCGAGACCGGCCGCGATGTGCAGGCCAAGCTCGTTTCCGCCGGTCTTGAGGTCGAGCGGGTCGAGCAGCTCGGCGCCGACCTCAAGGGCCCCCTCGTCGTCGGCCAGGTGCTGACGATCGAGGAGCTGGAGGGCTTCAAGAAGCCGATCCGCTTCTGCACCGTCGACGTCGGCCAGGCCAACGGCACCGGTGAGCCCCAGGAGATCGTCTGCGGCGCCCGCAACTTCGCCGTCGGCGACAAGGTCGTCGTGGTGCTGCCCGGCGCCGTGCTGCCCGGCAACTTCGCGATCGCCGCGCGCAAGACGTACGGCAGGACGTCGCACGGCATGATCTGCTCCGGCGACGAGCTGGGCATGGGCGACGACGGCTCGCACGGCATCATCGTGCTGCCGCCGGAGTACGAGGTCGGCACCGACGCGATCGAGCTGCTCGAACTCGTCGACGAGGTCCTCGACATCGCGGTCACCCCCGACCGCGGCTACTGCCTCTCGCTGCGCGGCATCGCCCGCGAGGCCGCCATCGCCTACGGTCTGCCGCTGCGCGACCCGGCGCTGCTCGACGTACCGGCCCCGAACGCGTTCGGCTACCCCGTCCAGGTCTCCGAGCCGCTCGGCTGCGACCGCTTCACCGCGCGCACGGTGACGGGTCTCGACCCCGACACCCACTCGCCGCTCTGGCTCAAGCGCCGCCTGCAGAAGGCGGGCATGCGCCCGATCTCGCTCGCCGTCGACATCACCAACTACGTGATGCTGGAGCTCGGCCAGCCCCTGCACGCCTACGACCGCACCCGCGTCCAGGGGACGATCGGCGTGCGCCGGGCCGAGCAGGGCGAGCAGCTCACCACCCTCGACGGCGTCAAGCGCACGCTGGACGCCGAGGACCTGGTGATCACCGACGACCGCGGCTCCATCGGCCTCGCGGGCGTCATGGGCGGCGCCAACACCGAGATCGACGACACCGAGGGCACCACCACCGAGGTCGTCGTCGAGGCCGCGCACTTCGACGCGATCTCCATCGCGCGCACGGCCCGCCGCCACAAGCTGGCCTCCGAGGCGTCCAAGCGCTTCGAGCGCGGCGTCGACCCGCTCGCCGCGGCGGCCGCCGCCCAGCGCACGGTCGACCTGCTCGTGCTCCTCGCGGGTGGCACCGCCGACGCCGGCGTCACCGAGGTCATCGCGCCCTCCGCGCCGCGCACCATCGCCATCCCGGCCAACCACCCGGACCGCGTCGCGGGCGTCGACTACGGCCGCGAGACCGTCGTACGCCGTCTCCAGCAGGTCGGCTGCGACGTCTACGGACAGGACGAGCTGATCGTCACCGTGCCGTCCTGGCGGCCCGACCTGACGGACCCGAACGACCTGGCCGAAGAGGTCATCCGCCTGGAGGGCTACGAGAACCTGCCCTCCACGCTGCCCAAGCCCCCCGCGGGCCTGGGCCTGACCGACCGGCAGCGGCTGCACCGCCGGGTCGGCCGCGTGCTGGCCGGCGCCGGATACGTCGAGGCGCTGAACTACCCGTTCATCGGCGAGCACGTCTTCGACCAGCTCGGCCTGGCCGCCGACGACCCGAAGCGCAAGGTCGTCAAGCTGGTCAACCCGCTCTCCGACGAGGAGCCCGCGCTCCGTACGACGCTGCTGCCGGGCCTGCTGCACGCCCTGCGCCGCAACGACGGACGCGGCAGCCACGACCTGGCGCTCTTCGAGACCGGGCTCGTCTTCCACCCGCGGGGCGAGCTGCGCGTCGCCGGGCGGCTGCCCGTCGACCGCCGCCCGACCGACGAGGAGATCGCGTCCCTCACGGCCGCGCTCCCCGTCCAGCCCCGGCACGCCGCCGTCGTCCTCGCGGGCGCCCGCGAGCAGGCCGGCTGGTGGGGCAAGGGCCGCCCGGCCGACTGGGCCGACGCGATCGAGGCCGCGCGCTCGCTGGCCCGCGAGGCGGGGACCGAACTCCTCGTCCGCACCGGCCAGTACGGGCCGTGGCACCCGGGCCGCTGCGCCGAGCTCGCCGTCGTCATCGACGGCAGGGAGCAGGTCGTCGGGCACGCCGGAGAGCTGCACCCCGGTGTCCTGAAGACCCTGGGGCTGCCCGCCCGCACCTGCGCGATGGAGCTGGACCTCGACGCGCTGGAGCAGGCGAGCGCCGGTGTCCCCAAGGGCCCGAAGATCTCGACGTTCCCGGTCGCCACGCAGGACGTCGCGCTGGTCGTCGACCGCTTCGTCCCCCACACGGACGTCGAGGCCGCGCTCCGCGAAGGCGCGGGTGAACTCCTGGAGTCCATCCGGCTGTTCGACGTGTACGAGAACAGCGAGCAGCTCGGCGAGGGCAGCAAGTCCCTGGCCTACGCGCTGCGCTTCCGTGCCGCCGACCGCACCCTGACCGTCGACGAGGCCTCCGCGGCCCGCGACGCGGCCGTCGCCCTGGCGGCCGACCGCACAGGGGCGGTGCTGCGCGGCGCGTGA